The following proteins are encoded in a genomic region of Rattus rattus isolate New Zealand chromosome 2, Rrattus_CSIRO_v1, whole genome shotgun sequence:
- the Nsun2 gene encoding RNA cytosine C(5)-methyltransferase NSUN2 isoform X1, whose amino-acid sequence MQPEVRRVCCAVGSCVRSACAAAWAMGRRARGRRFQQPPQPEGEEDGSDGSRKRGQAGWEGGYPEIIKENKLFEHYYQELKIVPEGEWDQFMGSLREPLPATLRITGYKSHAKEILHCLKNKYFKELEDLEVDGQKIEVPQPLSWYPEELAWHTNLSRKILRKSPLLAKFHQFLVSETESGNISRQEAVSMIPPLLLNVEPHHKILDMCAAPGSKTTQLIEMLHADMSVPFPEGFVIANDVDNKRCYLLVHQAKRLSSPCIMVVNHDASSIPRLTVDVDGRKEILFYDRILCDVPCSGDGTMRKNIDVWKKWTTLNSLQLHGLQLRIATRGAEQLAEGGRMVYSTCSLNPVEDEAIIAALLEKSEGALELADVSAELPGLKWMPGVSQWKVMTRDGQWFADWQEVPQGRHTQIRPTMFPPKDLDKLQAMHLERCLRILPHHQNTGGFFVAVLVKKAPMPWNKRQPKVQSKSAQAREPKASNPVAATKGNPSDQSELESQMITGAGDSEAAQTTENTESNEKKDGVCGPPPSKKMKLFGFKEDPFVFIPEDDPLFPPIEKFYALDPSFPRMNLLTRTTEGKKRQLYMVSKELRNVLLNNSEKMKVINTGIKVWCRNNSGEEFDCAFRLAQEGIYTLYPFINSRIITVSMEDVKTLLTQENPFFRKLSSEAYSQVKDLTKGSVVLKYEPDSANPDTLRCPIVLCGWRGKASIRTFVPKNERLHYLRMMGLEVLGEKKKEGVILTNESVASPEQPEEEDAKQTAQDPCNPDSVPGCDPGAAEPSR is encoded by the exons ATGCAACCGGAAGTACGGCGTGTGTGCTGTGCGGTGGGTAGCTGTGTGCGCTCCGCGTGTGCAGCCGCGTGGGCCATGGGGCGGCGGGCGCGGGGCCGGCGGTTCCAGCAGCCGCCGCAGCCTGAGGGCGAGGAAGACGGCAGCGACGGCAGCAGAAAGCGCGGCCAGGCG GGCTGGGAAGGTGGATATCCCGAGATCATAAAGGAGAACAAGCTCTTTGAGCACTACTATCAGGAACTCAAGATCGTGCCGGAGGGAGAATGGGACCAATTCATGGGCTCACTTCGAGAGCCCCTCCCAGCCACATTGAGAATCACTGGTTACAAAAG CCATGCAAAAGAGATTCTCCATTGCTTGAAGAACAAGTATTTTAAGGAGTTGGAGGACCTGGAGGTAGATGGACAGAAAATTGAAGTTCCTCAGCCACTAAGCTG GTACCCTGAAGAACTTGCCTGGCACACAAATTTAAGTCGGAAAATCTTGAGGAAGTCCCCATTGTTGGCAAAGTTTCATCAGTTCCTGGTCAGCGAGACTGAGTCT gGAAACATCAGCCGCCAGGAGGCTGTCAGCATGATTCCCCCACTGCTGCTCAACGTTGAACCCCATCATAAG ATCTTAGACATGTGTGCAGCCCCTGGATCCAAGACCACACAGTTAATTGAAATGTTGCATGCAGACATGAGTGTGCCCTTTCCAG AGGGATTTGTAATCGCAAATGACGTGGACAACAAGCGCTGCTATCTGCTCGTCCATCAGGCCAAACGGTTGAGCAGTCCCTGCATCATGGTGGTGAACCATGACGCATCCAGCATTCCTAGACTCACGGTAGATgtggatggaaggaaagagattCTCTTCTATGATCGGATTTTATGTGATGTCCCTTGCAG TGGCGATGGCACAATGAGAAAAAACATTGatgtctggaagaaatggactACCTTAAACAGCTTGCAGCTCCATGG CCTACAGCTTCGGATTGCAACCCGAGGTGCTGAGCAGCTGGCCGAGGGTGGCAGAATGGTGTATTCCACCTGTTCCTTGAACCCTGTGGAGGATGAAGCCATCATAGCAGCTCTGCTGGAGAAGAGTGAAG gtgccctggagcttgctgatgTATCTGCTGAGTTGCCAGGACTAAAGTGGATGCCTGGAGTCTCACAGTGGAAG GTCATGACTAGAGATGGGCAGTGGTTTGCAGACTGGCAGGAGGTTCCCCAGGGCAGGCACACGCAAATACGGCCCACCATGTTCCCCCCAAAGGACCTGGACAAACTACAGGCAATGCATTTAGAGCGATG CCTTCGAATACTGCCCCATCATCAGAATACTGGAGGGTTCTTTGTGGCAGTATTGGTCAAGAAAGCACCAATGCCATGGAACAAACGTCAGCCCAAG GTACAGAGTAAATCTGCACAGGCCAGAGAGCCCAAAGCATCCAACCCTGTGGCTGCCACAAAGGGAAATCCCAGTGACCAGTCTGAGCTGGAAAGCCAGATGATCACTGGAGCTGGTGACTCAGAAGCAGCTCAGACgactgagaacacagagagtaATGAGAAGAAAGATGGCGTATGTGG ccctcctccatcaaagaaaatgaagttgttTGGATTCAAAGAAGATCCGTTCGTGTTCATTCCTGAGGATGATCCTTTATTTCCACCTATTGA GAAGTTTTATGCCTTGGATCCTTCATTCCCGAGGATGAATTTGTTAACCCGaaccacagaaggaaagaagcgGCAGCTTTATATGGTCTCCAAGGAGTTGAGGAATGTACTGCTCAACAACAGCGAGAAGATGAAG GTCATTAACACTGGGATAAAAGTCTGGTGTCGAAATAACAGTGGTGAAGAGTTTGACTGTGCGTTCCGTTTGGCACAGGAG GGAATATATACATTGTATCCATTTATCAATTCAAGAATCATTACTGTATCAATGGAAGATGTGAAGACACTGTTGACCCAGGAGAACCCATTCTTTAGAAAACTGAGCAGTGAGGCCTACAGTCAAGTTAAGGACCTCA cAAAGGGAAGTGTTGTGCTGAAGTACGAACCAGATTCTGC GAATCCAGACACCCTCCGGTGCCCCATTGTGCTGTGTGGGTGGCGGGGAAAGGCCTCTATTAGAACTTTTGTGCCCAAAAATGAGCGGCTGCATTATCTCAGGATGATGGGTCTAGAGGtattgggagaaaagaaaaaagaaggtgtCATTCTTACCAATGAGAGTGTTGCCAGCCCAGAACAGCCTGAAGAAGAGGATGCCAAGCAGACAGCACAAGACCCCTGTAACCCAGACTCTGTTCCTGGATGTGACCCAGGTGCAGCTGAGCCATCCCGGTGA
- the Nsun2 gene encoding RNA cytosine C(5)-methyltransferase NSUN2 isoform X2, translating into MQPEVRRVCCAVGSCVRSACAAAWAMGRRARGRRFQQPPQPEGEEDGSDGSRKRGQAGWEGGYPEIIKENKLFEHYYQELKIVPEGEWDQFMGSLREPLPATLRITGYKSHAKEILHCLKNKYFKELEDLEVDGQKIEVPQPLSWYPEELAWHTNLSRKILRKSPLLAKFHQFLVSETESILDMCAAPGSKTTQLIEMLHADMSVPFPEGFVIANDVDNKRCYLLVHQAKRLSSPCIMVVNHDASSIPRLTVDVDGRKEILFYDRILCDVPCSGDGTMRKNIDVWKKWTTLNSLQLHGLQLRIATRGAEQLAEGGRMVYSTCSLNPVEDEAIIAALLEKSEGALELADVSAELPGLKWMPGVSQWKVMTRDGQWFADWQEVPQGRHTQIRPTMFPPKDLDKLQAMHLERCLRILPHHQNTGGFFVAVLVKKAPMPWNKRQPKVQSKSAQAREPKASNPVAATKGNPSDQSELESQMITGAGDSEAAQTTENTESNEKKDGVCGPPPSKKMKLFGFKEDPFVFIPEDDPLFPPIEKFYALDPSFPRMNLLTRTTEGKKRQLYMVSKELRNVLLNNSEKMKVINTGIKVWCRNNSGEEFDCAFRLAQEGIYTLYPFINSRIITVSMEDVKTLLTQENPFFRKLSSEAYSQVKDLTKGSVVLKYEPDSANPDTLRCPIVLCGWRGKASIRTFVPKNERLHYLRMMGLEVLGEKKKEGVILTNESVASPEQPEEEDAKQTAQDPCNPDSVPGCDPGAAEPSR; encoded by the exons ATGCAACCGGAAGTACGGCGTGTGTGCTGTGCGGTGGGTAGCTGTGTGCGCTCCGCGTGTGCAGCCGCGTGGGCCATGGGGCGGCGGGCGCGGGGCCGGCGGTTCCAGCAGCCGCCGCAGCCTGAGGGCGAGGAAGACGGCAGCGACGGCAGCAGAAAGCGCGGCCAGGCG GGCTGGGAAGGTGGATATCCCGAGATCATAAAGGAGAACAAGCTCTTTGAGCACTACTATCAGGAACTCAAGATCGTGCCGGAGGGAGAATGGGACCAATTCATGGGCTCACTTCGAGAGCCCCTCCCAGCCACATTGAGAATCACTGGTTACAAAAG CCATGCAAAAGAGATTCTCCATTGCTTGAAGAACAAGTATTTTAAGGAGTTGGAGGACCTGGAGGTAGATGGACAGAAAATTGAAGTTCCTCAGCCACTAAGCTG GTACCCTGAAGAACTTGCCTGGCACACAAATTTAAGTCGGAAAATCTTGAGGAAGTCCCCATTGTTGGCAAAGTTTCATCAGTTCCTGGTCAGCGAGACTGAGTCT ATCTTAGACATGTGTGCAGCCCCTGGATCCAAGACCACACAGTTAATTGAAATGTTGCATGCAGACATGAGTGTGCCCTTTCCAG AGGGATTTGTAATCGCAAATGACGTGGACAACAAGCGCTGCTATCTGCTCGTCCATCAGGCCAAACGGTTGAGCAGTCCCTGCATCATGGTGGTGAACCATGACGCATCCAGCATTCCTAGACTCACGGTAGATgtggatggaaggaaagagattCTCTTCTATGATCGGATTTTATGTGATGTCCCTTGCAG TGGCGATGGCACAATGAGAAAAAACATTGatgtctggaagaaatggactACCTTAAACAGCTTGCAGCTCCATGG CCTACAGCTTCGGATTGCAACCCGAGGTGCTGAGCAGCTGGCCGAGGGTGGCAGAATGGTGTATTCCACCTGTTCCTTGAACCCTGTGGAGGATGAAGCCATCATAGCAGCTCTGCTGGAGAAGAGTGAAG gtgccctggagcttgctgatgTATCTGCTGAGTTGCCAGGACTAAAGTGGATGCCTGGAGTCTCACAGTGGAAG GTCATGACTAGAGATGGGCAGTGGTTTGCAGACTGGCAGGAGGTTCCCCAGGGCAGGCACACGCAAATACGGCCCACCATGTTCCCCCCAAAGGACCTGGACAAACTACAGGCAATGCATTTAGAGCGATG CCTTCGAATACTGCCCCATCATCAGAATACTGGAGGGTTCTTTGTGGCAGTATTGGTCAAGAAAGCACCAATGCCATGGAACAAACGTCAGCCCAAG GTACAGAGTAAATCTGCACAGGCCAGAGAGCCCAAAGCATCCAACCCTGTGGCTGCCACAAAGGGAAATCCCAGTGACCAGTCTGAGCTGGAAAGCCAGATGATCACTGGAGCTGGTGACTCAGAAGCAGCTCAGACgactgagaacacagagagtaATGAGAAGAAAGATGGCGTATGTGG ccctcctccatcaaagaaaatgaagttgttTGGATTCAAAGAAGATCCGTTCGTGTTCATTCCTGAGGATGATCCTTTATTTCCACCTATTGA GAAGTTTTATGCCTTGGATCCTTCATTCCCGAGGATGAATTTGTTAACCCGaaccacagaaggaaagaagcgGCAGCTTTATATGGTCTCCAAGGAGTTGAGGAATGTACTGCTCAACAACAGCGAGAAGATGAAG GTCATTAACACTGGGATAAAAGTCTGGTGTCGAAATAACAGTGGTGAAGAGTTTGACTGTGCGTTCCGTTTGGCACAGGAG GGAATATATACATTGTATCCATTTATCAATTCAAGAATCATTACTGTATCAATGGAAGATGTGAAGACACTGTTGACCCAGGAGAACCCATTCTTTAGAAAACTGAGCAGTGAGGCCTACAGTCAAGTTAAGGACCTCA cAAAGGGAAGTGTTGTGCTGAAGTACGAACCAGATTCTGC GAATCCAGACACCCTCCGGTGCCCCATTGTGCTGTGTGGGTGGCGGGGAAAGGCCTCTATTAGAACTTTTGTGCCCAAAAATGAGCGGCTGCATTATCTCAGGATGATGGGTCTAGAGGtattgggagaaaagaaaaaagaaggtgtCATTCTTACCAATGAGAGTGTTGCCAGCCCAGAACAGCCTGAAGAAGAGGATGCCAAGCAGACAGCACAAGACCCCTGTAACCCAGACTCTGTTCCTGGATGTGACCCAGGTGCAGCTGAGCCATCCCGGTGA